Proteins from one Scylla paramamosain isolate STU-SP2022 chromosome 3, ASM3559412v1, whole genome shotgun sequence genomic window:
- the LOC135095454 gene encoding zinc finger CCHC domain-containing protein 24-like isoform X1 — translation MVKNPSKEKIVAPVKESKGHKKEMPGQKKKALTPYQGKRRAFGHFYCEECDKEWTSANSWANCYQICRDCDSRVYPYKQLRLQKGEGDTKKRKPHRMDLCQRCIETGTRCWEMVEWPRKKS, via the exons ATGGTGAAGAACCCGAGTAAGGAGAAGATTGTGGCCCCAGTGAAGGAGTCTAAGGGTCACAAGAAAGAA ATGCCTgggcagaagaagaaggcgCTAACACCGTaccaggggaagaggagagccTTCGGGCACTTCTACTGCGAGGAGTGTGACAAGGAGTGGACCTCAGCTAACTCCTGGGCCAACTGTTACCAGATCTGCAGGGACTGTGACTCGCGTGTTTATCCTTATAAGCag CTAAGGCTtcagaaaggagagggagacactAAGAAGAGAAAGCCGCACCGTATGGACCTCTGCCAGCGGTGCATTGAGACGGGGACCCGCTGCTGGGAGATGGTGGAGTGGCCCCGTAAGAAGTCATGA
- the LOC135095454 gene encoding zinc finger CCHC domain-containing protein 24-like isoform X2, which translates to MPGQKKKALTPYQGKRRAFGHFYCEECDKEWTSANSWANCYQICRDCDSRVYPYKQLRLQKGEGDTKKRKPHRMDLCQRCIETGTRCWEMVEWPRKKS; encoded by the exons ATGCCTgggcagaagaagaaggcgCTAACACCGTaccaggggaagaggagagccTTCGGGCACTTCTACTGCGAGGAGTGTGACAAGGAGTGGACCTCAGCTAACTCCTGGGCCAACTGTTACCAGATCTGCAGGGACTGTGACTCGCGTGTTTATCCTTATAAGCag CTAAGGCTtcagaaaggagagggagacactAAGAAGAGAAAGCCGCACCGTATGGACCTCTGCCAGCGGTGCATTGAGACGGGGACCCGCTGCTGGGAGATGGTGGAGTGGCCCCGTAAGAAGTCATGA